In Piliocolobus tephrosceles isolate RC106 chromosome 10, ASM277652v3, whole genome shotgun sequence, a single window of DNA contains:
- the CCER1 gene encoding coiled-coil domain-containing glutamate-rich protein 1 isoform X2, producing the protein MTQTLYTREDPLNLGGGGWAHSASLSSWSSCHRRRQGAPVYNRPHRYSPKTEYGPPRKQPKQQHGPGFWFQPPVCFNWGCWGGPWRPPPPGFRKFHCPVQVFRVYGLHPLCFCCCSCWNGSWNPSWERPPGRKKRWGRRGRGLRHHPRRSSPRSQPANVSTLPRPVKLYEWREPGMRAPPNTTQFIMNQIYEDMRQQEKLERQQEELRAQKTQVSGEASPARSSGNDAPPGGSEETWGLQEALYGFVQNPSLAFSPKPEENQSLAPLLVEGEEKKNDDEEEYDQEVCDAKEASEEEEEEVEDEEEEVEDEEEEEVEEAEYVEEEEEEEEEEEELEGEEEVLEENEQRGEEFHLPLEMPLSIFVEAEEKRENFISCTFLNPEQIIPKVSQESLFTAQDFNC; encoded by the exons ATGACTCAGACCCTCTACACAAGGGAAGACCCTCTGAACCTGGGCGGCGGTGGCTGGGCACACTCGGCCTCCTTGAGCTCCTGGTCGTCCTGCCATCGAAGGCGCCAGGGTGCTCCAGTGTACAATAGGCCGCACCGCTATAGCCCCAAGACCGAGTATGGGCCTCCAAGGAAGCAGCCGAAGCAACAACACGGCCCGGGCTTTTGGTTCCAACCACCCGTGTGCTTTAACTGGGGGTGCTGGGGAGGGCCCTGGCGCCCACCCCCTCCAGGATTCCGGAAGTTCCATTGCCCAGTGCAAGTGTTTCGGGTGTATGGCCTGCACCCTCTCTGCTtttgctgctgctcctgctggaACGGGTCCTGGAACCCTAGCTGGGAGAGGCCCCCAGGCAGGAAGAAGCGCTGGGGCCGCAGGGGTCGCGGCCTGCGCCACCACCCTCGCCGCTCCTCCCCGCGGAGCCAGCCAGCGAATGTTAGCACGCTGCCGCGGCCGGTCAAGCTGTACGAGTGGAGAGAGCCTGGCATGCGAGCGCCGCCCAACACCACCCAATTCATCATGAACCAGATCTACGAGGACATGCGGCAGCAGGAGAAGCTGGAGCGGCAGCAGGAGGAGCTGAGGGCGCAGAAGACCCAGGTGAGCGGGGAGGCCTCTCCGGCCAGATCCTCCGGAAACGACGCGCCCCCTGGCGGCAGCGAGGAAACCTGGGGACTGCAGGAAGCTCTGTATGGCTTTGTGCAGAATCCCTCTCTAGCATTCAGCCCTAAACCAGAGGAAAACCAGTCTCTTGCCCCGTTGctggtggagggagaggagaagaaaaatgatgatgaggaggagtaTGACCAGGAGGTGTGTGATGCAAAGGAGGCCAgcgaggaggaggaagaagaggttgaagatgaggaagaagag gtcgaagatgaggaggaggaagaggtcgAAGAGGCTGAAtatgtggaggaggaggaggaggaggaggaggaagaggaggagctggaaggggaagaggaggtcCTGGAGGAGAACGAGCAGAGAGGGGAAGAATTTCATTTGCCTCTGGAAATGCCTTTATCAATCTTCGTAGAGgctgaagaaaagagagagaactttATAAGCTGCACTTTTTTAAACCCAGAGCAGATAATTCCCAAAGTGTCACAGGAATCCCTGTTCACTGCACAGGACTTTAACTGTTAG
- the CCER1 gene encoding coiled-coil domain-containing glutamate-rich protein 1 isoform X1 — MTQTLYTREDPLNLGGGGWAHSASLSSWSSCHRRRQGAPVYNRPHRYSPKTEYGPPRKQPKQQHGPGFWFQPPVCFNWGCWGGPWRPPPPGFRKFHCPVQVFRVYGLHPLCFCCCSCWNGSWNPSWERPPGRKKRWGRRGRGLRHHPRRSSPRSQPANVSTLPRPVKLYEWREPGMRAPPNTTQFIMNQIYEDMRQQEKLERQQEELRAQKTQVSGEASPARSSGNDAPPGGSEETWGLQEALYGFVQNPSLAFSPKPEENQSLAPLLVEGEEKKNDDEEEYDQEVCDAKEASEEEEEEVEDEEEEEVEDEEEEEVEEAEYVEEEEEEEEEEEELEGEEEVLEENEQRGEEFHLPLEMPLSIFVEAEEKRENFISCTFLNPEQIIPKVSQESLFTAQDFNC; from the exons ATGACTCAGACCCTCTACACAAGGGAAGACCCTCTGAACCTGGGCGGCGGTGGCTGGGCACACTCGGCCTCCTTGAGCTCCTGGTCGTCCTGCCATCGAAGGCGCCAGGGTGCTCCAGTGTACAATAGGCCGCACCGCTATAGCCCCAAGACCGAGTATGGGCCTCCAAGGAAGCAGCCGAAGCAACAACACGGCCCGGGCTTTTGGTTCCAACCACCCGTGTGCTTTAACTGGGGGTGCTGGGGAGGGCCCTGGCGCCCACCCCCTCCAGGATTCCGGAAGTTCCATTGCCCAGTGCAAGTGTTTCGGGTGTATGGCCTGCACCCTCTCTGCTtttgctgctgctcctgctggaACGGGTCCTGGAACCCTAGCTGGGAGAGGCCCCCAGGCAGGAAGAAGCGCTGGGGCCGCAGGGGTCGCGGCCTGCGCCACCACCCTCGCCGCTCCTCCCCGCGGAGCCAGCCAGCGAATGTTAGCACGCTGCCGCGGCCGGTCAAGCTGTACGAGTGGAGAGAGCCTGGCATGCGAGCGCCGCCCAACACCACCCAATTCATCATGAACCAGATCTACGAGGACATGCGGCAGCAGGAGAAGCTGGAGCGGCAGCAGGAGGAGCTGAGGGCGCAGAAGACCCAGGTGAGCGGGGAGGCCTCTCCGGCCAGATCCTCCGGAAACGACGCGCCCCCTGGCGGCAGCGAGGAAACCTGGGGACTGCAGGAAGCTCTGTATGGCTTTGTGCAGAATCCCTCTCTAGCATTCAGCCCTAAACCAGAGGAAAACCAGTCTCTTGCCCCGTTGctggtggagggagaggagaagaaaaatgatgatgaggaggagtaTGACCAGGAGGTGTGTGATGCAAAGGAGGCCAgcgaggaggaggaagaagag GtcgaagatgaggaggaggaagaggtcgaagatgaggaggaggaagaggtcgAAGAGGCTGAAtatgtggaggaggaggaggaggaggaggaggaagaggaggagctggaaggggaagaggaggtcCTGGAGGAGAACGAGCAGAGAGGGGAAGAATTTCATTTGCCTCTGGAAATGCCTTTATCAATCTTCGTAGAGgctgaagaaaagagagagaactttATAAGCTGCACTTTTTTAAACCCAGAGCAGATAATTCCCAAAGTGTCACAGGAATCCCTGTTCACTGCACAGGACTTTAACTGTTAG